The Drosophila teissieri strain GT53w chromosome X, Prin_Dtei_1.1, whole genome shotgun sequence genome has a segment encoding these proteins:
- the LOC122625260 gene encoding tyrosine-protein phosphatase 10D isoform X1, translating to MLYQLSKATTRIRLKRQKAVPQHRWLWSLAFLAAFTLKDVRCADLAISIPNNPGLDDGASYRLDYSPPFGYPEPNTTIASREIGDEIQFSRALPGTKYNFWLYYTNFTHHDWLTWTVTITTAPDPPSNLSVQVRSGKNAIILWSPPTQGSYTAFKIKVLGLSEASSSYNRTFQVNDNTFQHSVKELTPGATYQVQAYTIYDGKESVAYTSRNFTTSRRTRHKELLDIKILREPNTPGKFIVWFRNETTLLVLWQPPYPAGIYTHYKVSIEPPDANDSVLYVEKEGEPPGPAQAAFKGLVPGRAYNISVQTMSEDEISLPTTAQYRTVPLRPLNVTFDRDFITSNSFRVLWEAPKGISEFDKYQVSVATTRRQSTVPRSNEPVAFFDFRDIAEPGKTFNVIVKTVSGKVTSWPATGDVTLRPLPVRNLRSINDDKTNTMIITWEADPASTQDEYRIVYHELETFNGDTSTLTTDRTRFTLESLLPGRNYSLSVHAVSKKMESNETSIFVVTRPSSPIIEDLKSIRMGLNISWKSDVNSKQEQYEVLYSRNGTSDLRTQKTKESRLVIKNLQPGAGYELKVFAVSHDLRSEPHAYFQAVYPNPPRNMTIETVRSNSVLVHWSPPESGEFTEYSIRYRTDSEQQWVRLPSVRSTEADITDMTKGEKYTIQVNTVSFGVESPVPQEVNTTVPPNPVSNIIQLVDSRNITLEWPKPEGRVESYILKWWPSDNPGRVQTKNVSENKSADDLSTVRVLIGELMPGVQYKFDIQTTSYGILSGITSLYPRTMPLIQSDVVVANGEKEDERDTITLSYTPTPQSSSKFDIYRFSLGDAEIRDKEKLANDTDRKVTFTGLVPGRLYNITVWTVSGGVASLPIQRQDRLYPEPITQLHATNITDTEISLRWDLPKGEYNDFDIAYLTADNLLAQNMTTRNEITISDLRPHRNYTFTVVVRSGTESSVLRSSSPLSASFTTNEAVPGRVERFHPTDVQPSEINFEWSLPSSEANGVIRQFSIAYTNINNLTDAGMQDFESEEAFGVIKNLKPGETYVFKIQAKTAIGFGPEREYRQTMPILAPPRPATQVVPTEVYRSSSTIQIRFRKNYFSDQNGQVRMYTIIVAEDDAKNASGLEMPSWLDVQSYSVWLPYQAIDPYYPFENRSVEDFTIGTENCDNHKIGYCNGPLKSGTTYRVKVRAFTGADKFTDTAYSFPIQTDQDNTSLIVAITVPLTIILVLLVTLLFYKRRRNNCRKTTKDSRANDNMSLPDSVIEQNRPILIKNFAEHYRLMSADSDFRFSEEFEELKHVGRDQPCTFADLPCNRPKNRFTNILPYDHSRFKLQPVDDDEGSDYINANYVPGHNSPREFIVTQGPLHSTRDDFWRMCWESNSRAIVMLTRCFEKGREKCDQYWPNDTVPVFYGDIKVQILNDSHYADWVMTEFMLCRGSEQRILRHFHFTTWPDFGVPNPPQTLVRFVRAFRDRIGAEQRPIVVHCSAGVGRSGTFITLDRILQQINTSDYVDIFGIVYAMRKERVWMVQTEQQYICIHQCLLAVLEGKENIVGPAREMHDNEGYEGQQVQLDENGDVVATIEGHLSHHDLQQAEAEAIDDENAAILHDDQQPLTSSFTGHHSHMPPTTSMSSFGGGGGGGGHTNVDAPDR from the exons GACGTTCGATGTGCAGATCTAGCCATAAGTATACCCAATAATCCCGGCCTGGACGATGGGGCCTCCTATCGCTTGGACTACAGTCCGCCCTTCGGTTATCCGGAGCCCAACACGACGATTGCCTCCCGGGAAATCGGCGATGAGATACAATTCTCACGCGCCCTTCCGGGCACCAAATACAACTTTTGGCTGTACTACACGAACTTCACGCACCACGATTGGCTCACCTGGACGGTGACGATAACAACAG CTCCCGATCCGCCATCGAATCTGTCCGTTCAGGTGAGGAGCGGCAAGAACGCCATCATCCTGTGGTCACCGCCCACCCAGGGCAGCTACACGGCGTTCAAGATCAAGGTGCTCGGCCTGTCGGAGGCGTCGAGCAGCTACAACCGCACCTTCCAAGTGAACGACAACACATTCCAGCACAGCGTCAAGGAGCTGACCCCCGGAGCCACCTACCAGGTGCAGGCCTACACCATCTACGATGGCAAGGAGTCGGTGGCCTACACCAGTCGCAACTTCACCACAA GTCGAAGGACGCGGCATAAAGAATTGCTGGACATTAAGATCCTAAGAG AGCCCAACACTCCGGGGAAATTCATCGTCTGGTTCCGTAATGAGACGACACTGCTGGTCCTGTGGCAGCCGCCGTATCCGGCGGGCATCTACACGCACTACAAGGTGTCCATCGAGCCGCCGGATGCCAACGATAGTGTGCTCTACGTGGAGAAGGAGGGCGAACCGCCCGGACCGGCGCAGGCCGCCTTCAAGGGTCTGGTGCCCGGAAGGGCGTACAACATATCCGTGCAGACGATGTCCGAGGATGAGATCTCATTGCCGACGACGGCGCAATATCGCACAGTACCACTGCGTCCGCTGAACGTGACCTTCGACCGCGACTTCATTACCTCCAACTCGTTCCGGGTGCTGTGGGAGGCGCCCAAGGGCATCTCCGAATTCGACAAGTACCAGGTCTCGGTGGCCACCACCCGGCGCCAGTCCACAGTGCCGCGCAGCAACGAACCAGTGGCCTTCTTCGACTTTCGCGACATCGCCGAGCCGGGCAAGACGTTCAATGTGATCGTGAAGACCGTATCCGGCAAGGTCACCTCGTGGCCAGCCACCGGGGATGTCACCCTGCGTCCACTGCCCGTTCGCAATCTGCGAAGCATCAACGATGACAAGACCAACACCATGATCATCACGTGGGAGGCGGATCCGGCCAGCACGCAGGATGAGTACCGCATTGT ATACCACGAACTGGAGACCTTTAATGGTGACACCAGTACTCTGACCACGGACCGAACTCGCTTCACCCTGGAGAGCCTGCTACCCGGCCGCAACTACTCACTGTCCGTCCATGCTGTATCCAAAAAGATGGAATCGAACGAGACCAGCATCTTCGTGGTCACCCGACCCTCGTCGCCCATCATCGAGGACTTGAAGAGCATCCGGATGGGATTGAACATCAGTTGGAAGAGCGACGTCAACTCGAAGCAGGAGCAATACGAGGTGCTCTACTCCCGGAACGGAACCAGCGACTTGCGCACCCAGAAGACCAAGGAGTCGCGTCTTGTGATCAAGAATCTGCAGCCCGGTGCTGGCTATGAACTCAAGGTGTTTGCAGTTAGCCACGACTTGCGCAGCGAACCACATGCCTATTTCCAAGCAGTTT ATCCCAATCCGCCACGCAACATGACCATCGAGACGGTGAGGAGCAACTCGGTGCTGGTCCACTGGTCTCCGCCGGAGAGCGGTGAATTCACAGAGTACTCCATACGCTATCGCACGGACAGCGAACAGCAGTGGGTGCGCCTGCCCAGCGTTCGGTCCACGGAGGCGGACATCACCGACATGACCAAGGGCGAAAAGTACACCATTCAGGTGAACACGGTCAGCTTTGGCGTGGAGAGTCCCGTGCCCCAGGAGGTGAACACCACAGTGCCGCCGAATCCGGTGTCCAATATCATCCAACTGGTGGACTCACGGAACATCACCTTGGAGTGGCCCAAGCCAGAGGGTCGCGTGGAATCCTACATCCTCAAGTGGTGGCCCAGCGACAATCCCGGTCGTGTCCAGACCAAGAACGTCTCCGAGAACAAGTCGG CCGACGATTTGTCGACGGTGCGTGTGCTGATCGGCGAACTGATGCCCGGCGTGCAGTACAAGTTTGATATCCAGACCACGTCGTATGGAATACTGTCGGGCATCACCAGTCTCTATCCGCGCACCATGCCGCTCATCCAGTCGGACGTGGTGGTGGCCAATGGCGAGAAGGAGGACGAGAGGGACACCATCACCCTGAGCTACACACCCACGCCGCAGTCGTCGTCCAAGTTCGATATCTATCGGTTCTCGCTCGGCGATGCCGAGATCCGGGACAAAGAGAAGCTGGCCAACGATACGGATCGCAAGGTGACGTTCACGGGTCTGGTGCCTGGTCGATTGTACAACATCACAGTGTGGACTGTCAGCGGTGGTGTGGCCAGTTTGCCCATACAACGACAGGATCGCCTGTATCCGGAACCCATCACCCAGCTGCATGCCACCAACATCACGGATACGGAGATCTCGCTGCGCTGGGACCTGCCCAAGGGCGAGTACAATGACTTCGACATCGCCTACCTCACGGCGGACAATCTGTTGGCCCAGAACATGACCACCAGGAACGAGATCACCATCAGTGACCTGCGACCCCATAGAAACTACACCTTCACCGTGGTGGTCCGCTCTGGCACTGAATCCTCGGTTCTCAGGAGCAGTTCACCACTGTCCGCCAGCTTTACGACCAACGAAGCGGTACCGGGGCGAGTGGAACGCTTCCATCCCACGGATGTCCAGCCCAGCGAGATCAATTTCGAGTGGTCGCTGCCCTCCAGTGAGGCAAATGGCGTCATTCGCCAATTCTCGATAGCCTATACGAATATCAATAATCTCACGGATGCGGGCATGCAGGACTTTGAATCGGAGGAGGCATTCGGTGTGATCAAGAATCTAAAGCCCGGCGAGACCTATGTGTTCAAGATTCAGGCCAAGACTGCCATCGGTTTCGGACCGGAGCGGGAGTACCGGCAAACGATGCCGATACTGGCGCCACCACGTCCTGCCACGCAGGTGGTGCCCACCGAGGTCTATCGCAGCTCATCGACGATTCAGATCCGCTTCAGGAAGAACTACTTCTCGGATCAAAACGGCCAGGTGCGCATGTACACGATCATCGTGGCCGAGGACGATGCCAAGAATGCCTCCGGCCTGGAGATGCCCAGCTGGCTGGATGTGCAGTCGTACAGCGTTTGGCTGCCCTATCAGGCCATAGATCCCTACTATCCATTCGAGAACCGATCCGTGGAGGACTTCACCATCGGCACGGAGAACTGTGACAACCACAAGATCGGCTACTGCAACGGCCCACTGAAATCGGGAACCACCTACCGCGTGAAGGTGCGGGCGTTCACCGGAGCGGACAAGTTCACGGACACGGCCTACAGTTTTCCCATTCAGACAG ATCAAGACAACACCTCGCTGATTGTGGCCATTACGGTGCCTCTGACCATCATCTTGGTGCTCCTGGTGACCCTTTTGTTCTACAAACGGCGGCGCAACAATTGCCGCAAGACGACCAAGGATTCGCGGGCCAATGACAATATGTCCCTGCCGGATAGCGTGATCGAGCAGAATCGCCCCATTCTGATCAAGAACTTTGCGGAGCACTATCGCTTGATGTCCGCCGATTCGGACTTTCGTTTCAGCGAGGAATTCGAGGAACTGAAGCACGTGGGCCGGGATCAGCCATGCACCTTTGCGGATCTGCCCTGCAATCGTCCAAAGAACAGGTTCACCAATATACTGCCCTACGATCACTCACGTTTCAAGCTGCAGCCGGTGGACGATGATGAGGGCAGTGATTACATCAATGCCAATTACGTGCCGGGTCACAATTCACCGCGGGAGTTCATCGTGACACAGGGACCACTGCATTCGACACGCGATGACTTCTGGCGGATGTGCTGGGAGAGCAACTCGCGGGCCATTGTCATGCTGACCAGGTGCTTTGAGAAGGGGCGCGAAAAGTGCGATCAGTACTGGCCAAACGATACTGTGCCCGTCTTCTACGGGGACATCAAGGTGCAGATACTCAACGACAGTCACTATGCCGACTGGGTGATGACCGAGTTTATGCTATGCAGG GGCAGCGAACAGCGCATCCTGCGGCACTTCCACTTCACCACCTGGCCGGACTTTGGCGTTCCCAATCCGCCACAGACACTGGTGCGCTTTGTGCGCGCCTTCCGCGATCGCATTGGGGCGGAACAGCGACCCATTGTGGTCCACTGTAGTGCCGGAGTGGGGAGGTCGGGCACCTTCATCACCCTGGATCGCATCCTGCAGCAGATCAACACGTCTGACTATGTGGACATATTCGGCATAGTGTATGCCATGCGCAAGG AGCGCGTTTGGATGGTGCAGACGGAGCAGCAGTACATCTGCATCCACCAGTGCCTGCTGGCGGTGCTCGAGGGCAAGGAGAACATCGTGGGTCCCGCTCGCGAGATGCACGACAACGAGGGCTATGAAG GCCAACAAGTGCAGCTGGACGAGAACGGCGATGTGGTGGCCACCATTGAGGGTCACCTGTCGCATCATGACCTACAGCAGGCCGAGGCGGAGGCCATTGACGATGAGAATGCGGCGATACTCCATGATGACCAGCAGCCGCTGACCAGTAGCTTCACTGGACACCACAGTCACATGCCGCCCACCACATCGATGAGCTCCTTTggcggcggaggtggcggtggaggcCATACAAATGTGGATGCACCGGATAGATGA
- the LOC122625260 gene encoding tyrosine-protein phosphatase 10D isoform X3, giving the protein MLYQLSKATTRIRLKRQKAVPQHRWLWSLAFLAAFTLKDVRCADLAISIPNNPGLDDGASYRLDYSPPFGYPEPNTTIASREIGDEIQFSRALPGTKYNFWLYYTNFTHHDWLTWTVTITTAPDPPSNLSVQVRSGKNAIILWSPPTQGSYTAFKIKVLGLSEASSSYNRTFQVNDNTFQHSVKELTPGATYQVQAYTIYDGKESVAYTSRNFTTSRRTRHKELLDIKILREPNTPGKFIVWFRNETTLLVLWQPPYPAGIYTHYKVSIEPPDANDSVLYVEKEGEPPGPAQAAFKGLVPGRAYNISVQTMSEDEISLPTTAQYRTVPLRPLNVTFDRDFITSNSFRVLWEAPKGISEFDKYQVSVATTRRQSTVPRSNEPVAFFDFRDIAEPGKTFNVIVKTVSGKVTSWPATGDVTLRPLPVRNLRSINDDKTNTMIITWEADPASTQDEYRIVYHELETFNGDTSTLTTDRTRFTLESLLPGRNYSLSVHAVSKKMESNETSIFVVTRPSSPIIEDLKSIRMGLNISWKSDVNSKQEQYEVLYSRNGTSDLRTQKTKESRLVIKNLQPGAGYELKVFAVSHDLRSEPHAYFQAVYPNPPRNMTIETVRSNSVLVHWSPPESGEFTEYSIRYRTDSEQQWVRLPSVRSTEADITDMTKGEKYTIQVNTVSFGVESPVPQEVNTTVPPNPVSNIIQLVDSRNITLEWPKPEGRVESYILKWWPSDNPGRVQTKNVSENKSADDLSTVRVLIGELMPGVQYKFDIQTTSYGILSGITSLYPRTMPLIQSDVVVANGEKEDERDTITLSYTPTPQSSSKFDIYRFSLGDAEIRDKEKLANDTDRKVTFTGLVPGRLYNITVWTVSGGVASLPIQRQDRLYPEPITQLHATNITDTEISLRWDLPKGEYNDFDIAYLTADNLLAQNMTTRNEITISDLRPHRNYTFTVVVRSGTESSVLRSSSPLSASFTTNEAVPGRVERFHPTDVQPSEINFEWSLPSSEANGVIRQFSIAYTNINNLTDAGMQDFESEEAFGVIKNLKPGETYVFKIQAKTAIGFGPEREYRQTMPILAPPRPATQVVPTEVYRSSSTIQIRFRKNYFSDQNGQVRMYTIIVAEDDAKNASGLEMPSWLDVQSYSVWLPYQAIDPYYPFENRSVEDFTIGTENCDNHKIGYCNGPLKSGTTYRVKVRAFTGADKFTDTAYSFPIQTDQDNTSLIVAITVPLTIILVLLVTLLFYKRRRNNCRKTTKDSRANDNMSLPDSVIEQNRPILIKNFAEHYRLMSADSDFRFSEEFEELKHVGRDQPCTFADLPCNRPKNRFTNILPYDHSRFKLQPVDDDEGSDYINANYVPGHNSPREFIVTQGPLHSTRDDFWRMCWESNSRAIVMLTRCFEKGREKCDQYWPNDTVPVFYGDIKVQILNDSHYADWVMTEFMLCRGSEQRILRHFHFTTWPDFGVPNPPQTLVRFVRAFRDRIGAEQRPIVVHCSAGVGRSGTFITLDRILQQINTSDYVDIFGIVYAMRKERVWMVQTEQQYICIHQCLLAVLEGKENIVGPAREMHDNEGYEDDEGIAESGM; this is encoded by the exons GACGTTCGATGTGCAGATCTAGCCATAAGTATACCCAATAATCCCGGCCTGGACGATGGGGCCTCCTATCGCTTGGACTACAGTCCGCCCTTCGGTTATCCGGAGCCCAACACGACGATTGCCTCCCGGGAAATCGGCGATGAGATACAATTCTCACGCGCCCTTCCGGGCACCAAATACAACTTTTGGCTGTACTACACGAACTTCACGCACCACGATTGGCTCACCTGGACGGTGACGATAACAACAG CTCCCGATCCGCCATCGAATCTGTCCGTTCAGGTGAGGAGCGGCAAGAACGCCATCATCCTGTGGTCACCGCCCACCCAGGGCAGCTACACGGCGTTCAAGATCAAGGTGCTCGGCCTGTCGGAGGCGTCGAGCAGCTACAACCGCACCTTCCAAGTGAACGACAACACATTCCAGCACAGCGTCAAGGAGCTGACCCCCGGAGCCACCTACCAGGTGCAGGCCTACACCATCTACGATGGCAAGGAGTCGGTGGCCTACACCAGTCGCAACTTCACCACAA GTCGAAGGACGCGGCATAAAGAATTGCTGGACATTAAGATCCTAAGAG AGCCCAACACTCCGGGGAAATTCATCGTCTGGTTCCGTAATGAGACGACACTGCTGGTCCTGTGGCAGCCGCCGTATCCGGCGGGCATCTACACGCACTACAAGGTGTCCATCGAGCCGCCGGATGCCAACGATAGTGTGCTCTACGTGGAGAAGGAGGGCGAACCGCCCGGACCGGCGCAGGCCGCCTTCAAGGGTCTGGTGCCCGGAAGGGCGTACAACATATCCGTGCAGACGATGTCCGAGGATGAGATCTCATTGCCGACGACGGCGCAATATCGCACAGTACCACTGCGTCCGCTGAACGTGACCTTCGACCGCGACTTCATTACCTCCAACTCGTTCCGGGTGCTGTGGGAGGCGCCCAAGGGCATCTCCGAATTCGACAAGTACCAGGTCTCGGTGGCCACCACCCGGCGCCAGTCCACAGTGCCGCGCAGCAACGAACCAGTGGCCTTCTTCGACTTTCGCGACATCGCCGAGCCGGGCAAGACGTTCAATGTGATCGTGAAGACCGTATCCGGCAAGGTCACCTCGTGGCCAGCCACCGGGGATGTCACCCTGCGTCCACTGCCCGTTCGCAATCTGCGAAGCATCAACGATGACAAGACCAACACCATGATCATCACGTGGGAGGCGGATCCGGCCAGCACGCAGGATGAGTACCGCATTGT ATACCACGAACTGGAGACCTTTAATGGTGACACCAGTACTCTGACCACGGACCGAACTCGCTTCACCCTGGAGAGCCTGCTACCCGGCCGCAACTACTCACTGTCCGTCCATGCTGTATCCAAAAAGATGGAATCGAACGAGACCAGCATCTTCGTGGTCACCCGACCCTCGTCGCCCATCATCGAGGACTTGAAGAGCATCCGGATGGGATTGAACATCAGTTGGAAGAGCGACGTCAACTCGAAGCAGGAGCAATACGAGGTGCTCTACTCCCGGAACGGAACCAGCGACTTGCGCACCCAGAAGACCAAGGAGTCGCGTCTTGTGATCAAGAATCTGCAGCCCGGTGCTGGCTATGAACTCAAGGTGTTTGCAGTTAGCCACGACTTGCGCAGCGAACCACATGCCTATTTCCAAGCAGTTT ATCCCAATCCGCCACGCAACATGACCATCGAGACGGTGAGGAGCAACTCGGTGCTGGTCCACTGGTCTCCGCCGGAGAGCGGTGAATTCACAGAGTACTCCATACGCTATCGCACGGACAGCGAACAGCAGTGGGTGCGCCTGCCCAGCGTTCGGTCCACGGAGGCGGACATCACCGACATGACCAAGGGCGAAAAGTACACCATTCAGGTGAACACGGTCAGCTTTGGCGTGGAGAGTCCCGTGCCCCAGGAGGTGAACACCACAGTGCCGCCGAATCCGGTGTCCAATATCATCCAACTGGTGGACTCACGGAACATCACCTTGGAGTGGCCCAAGCCAGAGGGTCGCGTGGAATCCTACATCCTCAAGTGGTGGCCCAGCGACAATCCCGGTCGTGTCCAGACCAAGAACGTCTCCGAGAACAAGTCGG CCGACGATTTGTCGACGGTGCGTGTGCTGATCGGCGAACTGATGCCCGGCGTGCAGTACAAGTTTGATATCCAGACCACGTCGTATGGAATACTGTCGGGCATCACCAGTCTCTATCCGCGCACCATGCCGCTCATCCAGTCGGACGTGGTGGTGGCCAATGGCGAGAAGGAGGACGAGAGGGACACCATCACCCTGAGCTACACACCCACGCCGCAGTCGTCGTCCAAGTTCGATATCTATCGGTTCTCGCTCGGCGATGCCGAGATCCGGGACAAAGAGAAGCTGGCCAACGATACGGATCGCAAGGTGACGTTCACGGGTCTGGTGCCTGGTCGATTGTACAACATCACAGTGTGGACTGTCAGCGGTGGTGTGGCCAGTTTGCCCATACAACGACAGGATCGCCTGTATCCGGAACCCATCACCCAGCTGCATGCCACCAACATCACGGATACGGAGATCTCGCTGCGCTGGGACCTGCCCAAGGGCGAGTACAATGACTTCGACATCGCCTACCTCACGGCGGACAATCTGTTGGCCCAGAACATGACCACCAGGAACGAGATCACCATCAGTGACCTGCGACCCCATAGAAACTACACCTTCACCGTGGTGGTCCGCTCTGGCACTGAATCCTCGGTTCTCAGGAGCAGTTCACCACTGTCCGCCAGCTTTACGACCAACGAAGCGGTACCGGGGCGAGTGGAACGCTTCCATCCCACGGATGTCCAGCCCAGCGAGATCAATTTCGAGTGGTCGCTGCCCTCCAGTGAGGCAAATGGCGTCATTCGCCAATTCTCGATAGCCTATACGAATATCAATAATCTCACGGATGCGGGCATGCAGGACTTTGAATCGGAGGAGGCATTCGGTGTGATCAAGAATCTAAAGCCCGGCGAGACCTATGTGTTCAAGATTCAGGCCAAGACTGCCATCGGTTTCGGACCGGAGCGGGAGTACCGGCAAACGATGCCGATACTGGCGCCACCACGTCCTGCCACGCAGGTGGTGCCCACCGAGGTCTATCGCAGCTCATCGACGATTCAGATCCGCTTCAGGAAGAACTACTTCTCGGATCAAAACGGCCAGGTGCGCATGTACACGATCATCGTGGCCGAGGACGATGCCAAGAATGCCTCCGGCCTGGAGATGCCCAGCTGGCTGGATGTGCAGTCGTACAGCGTTTGGCTGCCCTATCAGGCCATAGATCCCTACTATCCATTCGAGAACCGATCCGTGGAGGACTTCACCATCGGCACGGAGAACTGTGACAACCACAAGATCGGCTACTGCAACGGCCCACTGAAATCGGGAACCACCTACCGCGTGAAGGTGCGGGCGTTCACCGGAGCGGACAAGTTCACGGACACGGCCTACAGTTTTCCCATTCAGACAG ATCAAGACAACACCTCGCTGATTGTGGCCATTACGGTGCCTCTGACCATCATCTTGGTGCTCCTGGTGACCCTTTTGTTCTACAAACGGCGGCGCAACAATTGCCGCAAGACGACCAAGGATTCGCGGGCCAATGACAATATGTCCCTGCCGGATAGCGTGATCGAGCAGAATCGCCCCATTCTGATCAAGAACTTTGCGGAGCACTATCGCTTGATGTCCGCCGATTCGGACTTTCGTTTCAGCGAGGAATTCGAGGAACTGAAGCACGTGGGCCGGGATCAGCCATGCACCTTTGCGGATCTGCCCTGCAATCGTCCAAAGAACAGGTTCACCAATATACTGCCCTACGATCACTCACGTTTCAAGCTGCAGCCGGTGGACGATGATGAGGGCAGTGATTACATCAATGCCAATTACGTGCCGGGTCACAATTCACCGCGGGAGTTCATCGTGACACAGGGACCACTGCATTCGACACGCGATGACTTCTGGCGGATGTGCTGGGAGAGCAACTCGCGGGCCATTGTCATGCTGACCAGGTGCTTTGAGAAGGGGCGCGAAAAGTGCGATCAGTACTGGCCAAACGATACTGTGCCCGTCTTCTACGGGGACATCAAGGTGCAGATACTCAACGACAGTCACTATGCCGACTGGGTGATGACCGAGTTTATGCTATGCAGG GGCAGCGAACAGCGCATCCTGCGGCACTTCCACTTCACCACCTGGCCGGACTTTGGCGTTCCCAATCCGCCACAGACACTGGTGCGCTTTGTGCGCGCCTTCCGCGATCGCATTGGGGCGGAACAGCGACCCATTGTGGTCCACTGTAGTGCCGGAGTGGGGAGGTCGGGCACCTTCATCACCCTGGATCGCATCCTGCAGCAGATCAACACGTCTGACTATGTGGACATATTCGGCATAGTGTATGCCATGCGCAAGG AGCGCGTTTGGATGGTGCAGACGGAGCAGCAGTACATCTGCATCCACCAGTGCCTGCTGGCGGTGCTCGAGGGCAAGGAGAACATCGTGGGTCCCGCTCGCGAGATGCACGACAACGAGGGCTATGAAG